The Borreliella mayonii genome has a segment encoding these proteins:
- the murA gene encoding UDP-N-acetylglucosamine 1-carboxyvinyltransferase — translation MHSYIVEGGYKIGGKITASGNKNAALPCILAALLTDEEVILENIPNINDVKVVLDILSDIGADIVREGNTLKIKVLNIVKTEIDSSLTDLIRASILLLGPFVSRFGKIDMALPGGDVIGKRRLDTHFYGLCKLGANLSTKDGRIVLRAKKLIGAEMFLDEASVTATENIIMAAVLAEGNTIIINAACEPHVQDLCNMLNSMGANILGIGSNILEIKGVKKLSGTIFRIGADFMQVGSLISLAALTGGELEIKKADPQHFRLIRHVYSRLGINFEYDRKNVYVRDKQELKVKLDFGGHIPKIDDGPWPAFPTDLMSIIIVTATQVEGTVLVFEKMFESRMFFVDKLIKMGARIVLCDPHRVVVTGKSSLKGNILSSPDVRAGMSLLIAAFVAEGRSEIQNVYQIERGYEDVASKLINLGAKIKKVKSQ, via the coding sequence ATGCATAGTTATATTGTAGAAGGTGGTTATAAGATAGGTGGTAAAATTACAGCTAGTGGGAATAAAAATGCTGCTTTGCCTTGTATTTTGGCCGCTTTGCTTACCGATGAAGAGGTTATTTTAGAAAATATTCCTAATATTAATGATGTAAAAGTTGTTTTAGATATTTTAAGTGATATAGGGGCAGATATTGTAAGAGAAGGAAATACTTTAAAAATCAAAGTTTTAAATATTGTAAAAACAGAAATAGATTCCTCTCTTACGGATTTAATTAGGGCTTCCATACTTTTATTAGGACCCTTTGTTTCTAGATTTGGAAAAATAGATATGGCTCTTCCGGGAGGAGATGTGATTGGAAAGAGGCGACTTGATACTCATTTTTATGGGCTTTGCAAGCTGGGAGCCAATTTAAGCACAAAAGATGGAAGGATTGTTTTAAGGGCTAAAAAGCTTATTGGAGCTGAAATGTTTTTAGATGAAGCTTCTGTTACAGCCACAGAAAATATCATTATGGCCGCAGTTCTTGCTGAGGGGAATACTATTATTATAAACGCTGCTTGTGAGCCACATGTTCAAGATTTATGTAATATGTTAAATTCAATGGGTGCTAATATTTTGGGAATTGGTTCGAATATTTTAGAAATAAAGGGTGTAAAAAAATTAAGTGGAACCATATTTAGAATAGGAGCCGATTTTATGCAGGTTGGCTCTTTAATTAGCCTTGCTGCATTAACAGGGGGTGAGCTGGAAATTAAAAAAGCAGATCCTCAACATTTCAGATTAATTAGGCATGTATATTCAAGACTTGGCATTAATTTTGAATATGACAGGAAAAATGTATATGTAAGAGATAAACAAGAATTAAAAGTTAAGTTAGATTTTGGTGGACACATCCCAAAAATTGATGATGGTCCATGGCCAGCCTTTCCAACAGATCTTATGAGCATTATTATAGTCACTGCAACTCAAGTAGAAGGCACAGTTTTGGTTTTTGAAAAGATGTTTGAATCTAGGATGTTTTTTGTAGACAAATTAATAAAAATGGGTGCTCGAATTGTGCTTTGTGATCCACACCGTGTAGTAGTTACGGGCAAATCTTCTCTTAAAGGTAATATTTTGTCTTCTCCGGACGTACGGGCGGGAATGTCTCTTCTTATTGCTGCTTTTGTTGCTGAAGGTCGCAGCGAGATTCAAAATGTTTATCAAATTGAAAGAGGATACGAAGATGTAGCTAGCAAATTAATTAATTTGGGTGCAAAAATCAAAAAAGTTAAAAGCCAATAG
- a CDS encoding MATE family efflux transporter, which translates to MSTNKSKTRELILNGNLYKVLFLISFPIVITNIIQAFYDLTDMFYVGKLGAMPLSALSLAGPVNFFIMAIAMGMATGSISLISKCIGEGNFSRFSRYAGQLIVLNFILSLFVTICAFFFIEHLLDLLGVKGELKELSRVYFYVTIFGIPIMFLSISITYILNAQGETILSMIIVIFANIVNFILDPILIFDFNMGITGAAWATLFSKLLTVAFYLFLTYRLNYGLKIHPKDLVIDIRSIKEIVSLGLPSTFGQIMVSLSFFIFNYIVIEISPKFLAAYGLTNTIISFLFLPAMGIGTGIISIVGQNLGAKKINRVGEVLKKGFFISLSILLIINSIVIVNKQFILRLFTNDLEVLNYANNYLLLTTIGTFGYGLQQVFFGGLIGSGRTKIAMIVIFIRLWLIRLPVVFIFQYFGIIENSLGYAFIISNYLAIIILVAFTCTRYWAKPILIKKYK; encoded by the coding sequence ATGTCTACAAATAAGAGTAAGACTAGAGAATTAATATTAAATGGCAATTTATATAAGGTTCTTTTTTTAATAAGTTTTCCTATTGTTATAACCAATATTATTCAAGCTTTTTATGATCTTACTGATATGTTTTATGTTGGCAAGCTTGGAGCCATGCCTTTGTCAGCGCTTTCACTTGCTGGTCCTGTAAATTTTTTTATTATGGCTATTGCTATGGGAATGGCTACAGGAAGCATTTCTTTGATTTCAAAATGTATAGGAGAGGGAAATTTTTCTCGTTTTTCAAGGTATGCAGGGCAACTTATTGTTTTAAACTTTATTTTATCTTTATTTGTTACTATTTGTGCTTTTTTTTTTATTGAGCATCTTTTAGATTTGTTGGGCGTAAAAGGTGAGCTTAAAGAACTCTCAAGAGTTTATTTTTATGTGACAATTTTTGGAATACCTATTATGTTTTTAAGTATTTCAATTACATATATTTTAAATGCTCAAGGAGAAACTATCCTTTCAATGATAATAGTTATATTTGCCAATATTGTTAATTTTATTCTTGATCCAATTTTAATATTTGATTTTAATATGGGTATTACTGGGGCTGCTTGGGCCACGTTGTTTTCAAAATTGTTAACAGTTGCTTTTTACTTATTTTTGACTTACAGACTAAATTATGGATTAAAAATTCATCCAAAGGACTTAGTGATAGATATAAGATCCATTAAAGAAATTGTTAGTCTGGGATTACCTTCAACTTTTGGGCAAATAATGGTTTCGTTGTCTTTTTTTATTTTCAATTATATAGTTATTGAGATTAGTCCTAAATTTCTAGCGGCGTATGGACTTACAAATACTATTATTTCTTTTTTATTTCTTCCTGCTATGGGAATTGGTACCGGAATTATTTCAATTGTTGGTCAAAATCTTGGTGCTAAGAAAATCAATAGGGTAGGAGAAGTTTTGAAAAAGGGGTTTTTTATTTCTTTATCAATTTTATTAATAATAAATTCTATTGTTATTGTTAATAAACAGTTTATACTGAGGTTGTTTACAAATGATTTAGAAGTTTTAAATTATGCTAATAATTATTTATTGTTAACAACTATCGGTACTTTTGGATATGGATTGCAGCAAGTATTTTTTGGGGGACTTATTGGATCTGGCAGGACAAAAATTGCAATGATTGTTATTTTTATTAGGTTATGGCTTATTCGTCTACCAGTAGTTTTTATTTTTCAATATTTTGGCATAATTGAAAATTCTTTAGGTTATGCTTTTATAATTTCAAATTATTTAGCAATTATAATTTTAGTTGCTTTTACTTGCACTCGTTATTGGGCTAAGCCCATTTTAATTAAAAAATACAAATAG
- the tuf gene encoding elongation factor Tu, giving the protein MAKEVFQRTKPHMNVGTIGHVDHGKTTLTAAISIYCSKLNKDAKALKYEDIDNAPEEKARGITINARHIEYETANRHYAHVDCPGHADYIKNMITGAAQMDAAILLVAADSGAEPQTKEHLLLAQRMGIKKIIVFLNKLDLADPELVELVEVEVLELVEKYGFSADTPIIKGSAFGAMSNPEDPESTKCVKELLESMDNYFDLPERDIDKPFLLAVEDVFSISGRGTVATGRIERGIIKVGQEVEIVGIKETRKTTVTGVEMFQKILEQGQAGDNVGLLLRGVDKKDIERGQVLSAPGTITPHKKFKASIYCLTKEEGGRHKPFFPGYRPQFFFRTTDVTGVVALEGKEMVMPGDNVDIIVELISSIAMDKNVEFAVREGGRTVASGRILEILE; this is encoded by the coding sequence ATGGCAAAAGAGGTTTTTCAAAGAACAAAGCCGCACATGAATGTTGGAACAATAGGTCATGTTGATCATGGTAAAACAACATTAACGGCGGCTATTAGTATTTATTGTTCAAAATTAAATAAAGACGCAAAAGCATTAAAGTATGAAGATATTGATAATGCACCTGAAGAGAAAGCAAGAGGAATAACAATTAATGCTAGGCATATTGAGTACGAAACAGCTAATAGACATTATGCTCACGTAGATTGTCCAGGCCATGCTGATTATATAAAAAATATGATCACAGGAGCAGCCCAAATGGATGCAGCGATACTTTTAGTTGCTGCTGATAGTGGTGCTGAACCTCAAACAAAAGAGCATTTGCTTCTTGCTCAAAGAATGGGAATAAAGAAAATAATAGTTTTTTTAAATAAATTAGACTTAGCAGATCCTGAACTTGTTGAGCTTGTTGAAGTTGAAGTTTTAGAGCTTGTTGAAAAATATGGCTTTTCAGCTGATACTCCAATAATTAAGGGTTCGGCTTTTGGGGCTATGTCAAATCCAGAAGATCCTGAATCTACAAAATGCGTTAAAGAACTTCTCGAATCTATGGATAATTATTTTGATCTTCCAGAAAGAGATATTGACAAACCATTTTTGCTTGCTGTTGAAGATGTATTTTCTATTTCAGGAAGAGGTACTGTTGCTACTGGGCGTATTGAAAGAGGTATTATTAAAGTTGGTCAAGAGGTTGAAATAGTTGGTATTAAAGAAACCAGAAAAACTACTGTTACTGGTGTTGAGATGTTCCAAAAAATTCTTGAACAAGGTCAAGCAGGGGATAATGTTGGTCTTCTTTTAAGAGGAGTTGATAAAAAAGATATTGAGAGAGGGCAAGTTTTGTCAGCTCCAGGTACAATTACTCCACACAAGAAATTTAAAGCTTCAATTTATTGTTTGACTAAAGAAGAAGGTGGTAGGCATAAGCCATTTTTTCCAGGGTATAGACCTCAGTTCTTTTTTAGAACAACCGATGTTACTGGAGTTGTTGCTTTAGAAGGCAAAGAAATGGTAATGCCTGGTGATAATGTTGATATTATTGTTGAGCTAATCTCTTCAATAGCTATGGATAAGAATGTAGAATTTGCTGTTCGAGAAGGTGGAAGAACTGTTGCTTCAGGAAGAATTCTTGAGATATTGGAATAG
- the rpsJ gene encoding 30S ribosomal protein S10, with product MIAKDKIRVRLFSFDVKILDQSAESIVKAVQKAKAQIKGPIPLPTKIKKYTVLRSPHVNKKSREQFEMRTHKRLIDILEPTSALMDSLMKLELPAGVEVDIKQ from the coding sequence TTGATTGCTAAAGATAAGATACGCGTAAGATTATTTAGTTTTGATGTTAAAATATTAGACCAGAGTGCCGAATCTATTGTTAAAGCTGTTCAGAAGGCTAAGGCTCAGATTAAGGGTCCAATCCCTTTGCCGACAAAAATAAAAAAATATACTGTTTTACGCTCTCCTCATGTCAATAAAAAGTCAAGAGAGCAATTTGAGATGAGAACTCATAAAAGGCTTATTGATATTTTAGAGCCCACTTCTGCTTTAATGGATTCTTTAATGAAATTAGAGCTTCCAGCAGGTGTTGAGGTAGATATTAAGCAGTAA
- the rplC gene encoding 50S ribosomal protein L3, with protein MLGLIGKKVGMTQIFQKNGIVVPVTVIEFQPNYIIGKKTVDRDGYSALIAGSVDLKSSKVSKPIKGQYKSLKDIEPKKYVIELKGLDGYDAGDEIKVDVFKSVKYVDVTGTTKGKGFQGAMKRHNFSGGPSSHGSKFHRHLGGTGQAATPSRTFKGTKMAGRMGGNQQTIQNLEVVLIDEEKRALLVKGAVPGAKGSFVVVKKSKK; from the coding sequence ATGTTGGGATTGATTGGAAAAAAAGTTGGCATGACTCAGATATTTCAGAAAAATGGCATTGTGGTTCCTGTTACTGTTATAGAGTTTCAGCCCAATTATATTATAGGGAAGAAAACAGTTGATAGAGATGGTTATAGTGCTCTTATAGCAGGTTCTGTTGATCTTAAAAGTTCTAAAGTTTCAAAGCCCATAAAAGGTCAATATAAAAGTTTAAAAGATATTGAGCCCAAAAAATATGTGATAGAGCTTAAGGGGCTTGACGGGTATGATGCTGGTGATGAGATTAAGGTTGATGTTTTTAAGTCAGTTAAGTATGTAGATGTTACAGGCACTACTAAAGGCAAGGGTTTCCAAGGGGCTATGAAAAGGCATAATTTTAGTGGTGGGCCATCTTCTCATGGATCAAAATTCCATAGACATCTTGGTGGAACAGGGCAGGCCGCTACTCCTTCAAGAACATTTAAAGGGACCAAAATGGCTGGTAGAATGGGTGGAAATCAACAAACTATTCAAAATCTTGAAGTTGTTTTAATTGATGAAGAAAAGAGAGCCCTTTTAGTAAAAGGTGCTGTGCCTGGTGCCAAGGGTTCTTTTGTTGTTGTTAAGAAATCTAAAAAGTAG
- the rplD gene encoding 50S ribosomal protein L4 gives MERKVFSKDGKEIGTINLDDRVFNIEISHGSIYNAIKNELSNLRVGTSSTKTRSEVRGSSKKPWKQKGTGRARVGTKRNPVWIGGGIALGPKPRDYNYKLPKKVKKLAFKSVLSLRAVDENSFKVIENFNIESGKTKDLALIIKNFASFNGKVVILLGNDDQMIKRAGKNIRDLKILSFDKLRVVDLFYAKNLIALESAINKLNEFYIK, from the coding sequence ATGGAAAGAAAAGTTTTTTCTAAAGATGGGAAAGAGATTGGAACTATAAATTTGGATGATAGAGTTTTTAATATAGAAATTAGTCATGGGTCTATTTATAATGCTATAAAAAATGAGTTGTCTAATCTTAGGGTTGGAACATCTTCAACTAAAACCAGATCAGAGGTCAGGGGTAGTTCTAAAAAGCCTTGGAAGCAAAAAGGAACTGGTAGGGCTAGAGTTGGTACAAAGCGAAATCCAGTTTGGATTGGCGGAGGCATAGCATTAGGGCCAAAGCCTAGGGATTATAACTATAAATTACCTAAAAAAGTAAAAAAGCTTGCATTTAAGTCTGTATTAAGTTTACGTGCTGTTGATGAAAATAGTTTTAAAGTTATTGAGAATTTTAATATTGAATCTGGAAAAACAAAAGATCTTGCTTTAATAATAAAAAATTTTGCAAGTTTCAATGGTAAGGTGGTTATACTTTTGGGAAATGATGATCAGATGATCAAGAGAGCTGGTAAAAATATAAGAGATTTAAAGATTTTATCTTTTGATAAACTTAGGGTTGTTGATTTGTTTTATGCTAAGAATTTAATAGCTCTAGAATCTGCTATTAATAAGCTCAATGAGTTTTATATTAAATAA
- the rplW gene encoding 50S ribosomal protein L23 gives MKAYDIIVSPMLTEKTNTQRESINVYVFKVNRRANKKEVSAAIKELFNVTPVSCNLLNIKSKAKVVVSRKGYPIGKGKTSSWKKAYVCLKKEDKIDIF, from the coding sequence ATGAAGGCTTATGATATAATAGTTTCACCTATGCTTACTGAAAAAACTAATACTCAAAGGGAAAGTATTAATGTTTATGTTTTTAAGGTTAATAGAAGAGCAAATAAAAAAGAGGTTAGCGCAGCAATAAAAGAACTTTTCAATGTTACTCCAGTATCGTGTAATTTGCTCAATATTAAAAGTAAAGCCAAGGTTGTGGTGTCTCGAAAAGGGTACCCTATAGGCAAGGGGAAAACTTCTTCTTGGAAGAAGGCATATGTTTGTCTCAAAAAGGAAGATAAAATAGATATTTTTTAG
- the rplB gene encoding 50S ribosomal protein L2: protein MGIKTYKPKTSSLRYKTTLSFDDLSKGNDPLKSLTKGKKFKSGRDSSGRISIRRRGGGHKRKYRLIDFNRRDKFSIPARVASIEYDPNRSANIALLVYKDGEKRYIISPKGIKVGDVLESGPNAPIKIGNALPLENIPIGRTVHNIELNVGKGGQLVRSAGGYAMILASDGNYVTVKLSSGEMRLIFKKCIATIGEIGNEDYANISIGKAGKSRWLGRRPKVRGVAMNPVDHPHGGGEGKTSGGRHPVSPWGQPTKGYKTRKKKKYSDKFIIKRRNK from the coding sequence ATGGGTATTAAGACTTATAAGCCAAAAACTTCTTCTTTGCGCTATAAGACGACTTTATCTTTTGATGATTTAAGCAAAGGTAATGATCCTTTAAAATCTTTAACAAAAGGTAAAAAATTTAAATCGGGCAGAGATTCTTCTGGTAGGATTAGTATTAGAAGAAGAGGTGGTGGGCATAAGAGAAAGTATAGGTTGATTGATTTTAATCGAAGAGATAAATTTAGCATTCCTGCTCGAGTTGCTTCTATTGAATATGATCCTAATAGAAGTGCTAATATAGCTTTGCTTGTTTATAAAGATGGAGAAAAAAGGTATATTATTTCTCCTAAAGGCATTAAGGTTGGAGATGTTTTGGAAAGTGGTCCGAATGCCCCAATTAAAATTGGTAATGCCTTGCCTCTTGAAAATATTCCTATTGGAAGAACTGTTCATAATATTGAGCTTAATGTGGGAAAGGGTGGGCAGCTTGTAAGAAGTGCTGGTGGATATGCTATGATACTTGCTTCTGATGGGAATTATGTCACTGTAAAATTATCATCTGGTGAGATGAGATTGATTTTTAAAAAATGTATTGCAACAATTGGTGAAATTGGAAATGAAGATTATGCAAATATTTCCATAGGGAAAGCTGGTAAAAGTAGATGGCTTGGTAGAAGGCCCAAGGTTAGAGGCGTTGCTATGAATCCTGTTGATCATCCGCACGGTGGTGGTGAAGGAAAAACTTCTGGGGGTCGCCATCCTGTGTCTCCTTGGGGACAGCCTACTAAAGGCTATAAGACTCGCAAGAAGAAGAAATATTCAGATAAATTTATTATTAAAAGAAGAAATAAATAG
- the rpsS gene encoding 30S ribosomal protein S19, which translates to MARSIKKGPFIEKSLYQKVLSSFGSEKRVVIKTYSRSSTIIPEMVSLTISVYNGKTFIPIYITEDLVGHKLGEFSPTRIFRGHAKSDKKGRK; encoded by the coding sequence GTGGCAAGATCTATTAAAAAAGGACCTTTTATAGAAAAGAGTCTTTATCAAAAAGTTTTATCATCTTTTGGAAGTGAGAAAAGGGTTGTTATTAAAACCTACTCTAGATCTTCAACAATAATTCCTGAAATGGTAAGTCTTACTATATCTGTTTACAATGGCAAGACTTTTATACCTATTTATATTACTGAGGATCTTGTGGGGCATAAGCTTGGTGAGTTTTCACCCACAAGGATTTTTAGAGGGCATGCCAAGTCAGATAAAAAGGGAAGGAAGTGA
- the rplV gene encoding 50S ribosomal protein L22 yields the protein MLVNRRYTARGKNLPSSPKKVRPIADNIRGESYVKAIAVLCSIPNKGAKLLEKVVKSAASNAMYYNKNLSEDMIFIKTVMVDDGRRRKKIWPRARGRADRLVNRNCHIFVEVDEKKDIKG from the coding sequence ATGTTAGTAAATAGAAGATATACAGCAAGGGGCAAAAATTTACCCTCTTCTCCAAAAAAAGTTAGGCCAATAGCTGACAATATACGGGGGGAGTCTTATGTTAAAGCTATTGCAGTGCTTTGTTCTATTCCTAATAAAGGAGCTAAACTTTTAGAAAAAGTTGTTAAATCAGCAGCATCAAATGCGATGTATTATAATAAAAATCTTTCCGAGGATATGATATTTATTAAAACAGTTATGGTTGATGATGGGCGTCGTCGTAAAAAGATTTGGCCTAGAGCTAGGGGTAGGGCTGATAGGCTTGTTAATAGAAATTGTCATATTTTTGTTGAAGTTGATGAAAAAAAAGATATTAAAGGATAA
- the rpsC gene encoding 30S ribosomal protein S3 — translation MGQKVHPYSLRLKINKDWKSKWYFDKKLYSTILHEDFLIRREIMKFLKGIKFDISDIEIIRNNPQKVTVVIVTPRPGSVIGLKGSNLEKIGQLLTKKIFKKISIKIKEVKRPELDAKIIANGIAKQVENRASYRKVLKSSLSTSMLKGAQGLKIKIAGRLGGAEIARSFEVKEGRVPLHTLRANIDYGFSEAQTTYGIIGVKVWLFKGEVLGRQTNSDAGQVINKKPFKERGDAVKNFDKILNNREKANEKQTRLLNKKDGPSKEEVGLSNKKKISASFTKERVDSNERILEDN, via the coding sequence ATGGGCCAAAAAGTACATCCATATAGCTTAAGGTTAAAAATTAATAAAGATTGGAAATCAAAGTGGTATTTTGATAAAAAGTTGTATTCTACAATTCTTCATGAAGACTTTTTAATTAGGCGAGAAATTATGAAGTTTCTTAAAGGGATTAAATTTGATATTTCTGATATAGAAATAATTAGGAATAATCCTCAAAAAGTAACAGTAGTAATTGTTACTCCAAGGCCTGGTTCTGTGATAGGGCTTAAAGGTTCTAATCTTGAAAAGATTGGTCAATTGTTAACTAAAAAAATTTTTAAAAAGATTAGTATTAAGATTAAAGAGGTCAAAAGGCCAGAGCTTGATGCTAAAATTATTGCTAATGGGATTGCAAAGCAAGTAGAAAATAGAGCGTCTTATAGAAAGGTTTTAAAATCATCCCTTTCTACTTCTATGTTAAAAGGTGCTCAAGGGCTAAAAATTAAGATTGCTGGTAGACTTGGTGGAGCTGAGATTGCTCGAAGCTTTGAAGTTAAGGAAGGTCGGGTCCCTTTGCATACTCTTAGAGCCAATATAGATTATGGGTTTTCTGAGGCTCAAACTACTTATGGCATTATTGGAGTTAAGGTTTGGTTATTTAAAGGTGAAGTTTTGGGGAGGCAAACCAATTCTGATGCTGGTCAGGTAATAAATAAAAAGCCTTTTAAGGAAAGAGGTGATGCTGTTAAAAATTTTGATAAAATTTTAAATAATAGAGAAAAGGCCAATGAGAAGCAAACTAGGCTTTTAAATAAAAAAGATGGGCCGTCTAAAGAAGAAGTGGGTCTTTCAAATAAAAAAAAAATTAGTGCGTCTTTTACTAAAGAAAGAGTCGATTCTAATGAGCGGATATTGGAGGATAATTAG
- the rplP gene encoding 50S ribosomal protein L16: MLSPKKVKYRKKQRGRLSGEAQKGNKISFGEYGLISLETNFITARQIEAARIAMTRKIKRGGRVWIRIFPDIPYTKKPAETRMGKGKGGVDHWNAPVKLGTVMFEMSGVVEELAQEAMSLASSKLPVKTMFVVRRDLR, encoded by the coding sequence ATGTTAAGTCCCAAAAAGGTTAAATATAGAAAAAAGCAGAGAGGAAGATTGTCTGGAGAGGCGCAAAAGGGCAATAAAATTTCTTTTGGTGAGTATGGACTTATTTCTTTGGAAACAAATTTTATTACTGCTCGTCAAATTGAGGCTGCTCGTATTGCAATGACTCGTAAAATAAAAAGAGGCGGAAGGGTTTGGATAAGAATATTTCCTGATATTCCTTATACTAAAAAACCAGCTGAAACTAGAATGGGCAAGGGCAAAGGGGGTGTTGATCATTGGAATGCTCCTGTTAAGCTTGGCACTGTTATGTTTGAAATGTCTGGAGTTGTGGAGGAGCTTGCTCAAGAGGCTATGTCGCTTGCGAGTTCTAAGCTTCCAGTAAAAACCATGTTTGTTGTAAGGCGAGATTTGAGGTAA
- the rpmC gene encoding 50S ribosomal protein L29: MLKNFKNFTLEDMKAKRLELKKEYLDLRFKSVVGHVENPLKKREVRRDIARLNTMICEYELGIRKV; the protein is encoded by the coding sequence ATGTTGAAAAATTTTAAGAATTTTACTCTTGAGGACATGAAGGCTAAAAGGCTAGAATTAAAAAAAGAATATTTGGATTTAAGATTTAAATCTGTTGTTGGTCATGTTGAAAATCCTTTAAAGAAAAGAGAGGTTAGACGTGATATTGCAAGGCTTAATACAATGATTTGTGAATATGAATTGGGTATTAGAAAGGTTTAG
- the rpsQ gene encoding 30S ribosomal protein S17, producing MARENKKELIGKVVSDKMSKTIVVEIVQRKMHPIYHKYLKVSKKVKAHDEKEVSRVGDKVKIIEVRPISKDKRWSLVEVLEKLK from the coding sequence ATGGCAAGAGAAAATAAGAAAGAATTAATTGGCAAAGTTGTTAGTGATAAGATGTCTAAGACTATAGTAGTAGAAATTGTTCAAAGAAAGATGCATCCAATTTATCATAAGTATTTAAAGGTTAGTAAAAAAGTTAAAGCACATGATGAGAAAGAAGTTTCACGGGTTGGCGATAAGGTAAAAATTATTGAGGTTCGACCTATTAGTAAAGATAAAAGATGGTCTCTTGTTGAGGTTTTAGAAAAATTAAAATAG
- the rplN gene encoding 50S ribosomal protein L14, whose protein sequence is MIQMQTYLTIADNTGGKVAQCIKVLGGSKRRYAKIGDIITIVVKQAIPNSSVKKGDVYKAVIVRTSKEVRRKNGTYVRFDDNACVILDANLSPKGKRVFGPVARELRDANFMKVVSLASEVI, encoded by the coding sequence ATGATTCAGATGCAAACTTATTTGACAATTGCGGATAATACTGGTGGCAAGGTGGCTCAATGCATTAAAGTGCTTGGTGGTAGTAAAAGGCGTTATGCCAAAATTGGGGATATAATAACCATTGTAGTAAAACAAGCAATTCCTAATTCTTCTGTTAAAAAAGGAGATGTTTATAAAGCTGTAATTGTTAGAACTTCTAAAGAAGTAAGACGTAAGAACGGAACTTATGTTAGGTTTGATGATAATGCTTGTGTGATACTTGATGCTAATTTAAGCCCTAAGGGCAAAAGGGTGTTTGGCCCTGTTGCAAGAGAACTTAGGGATGCTAATTTTATGAAGGTGGTATCGTTAGCTTCAGAGGTTATATAG
- the rplX gene encoding 50S ribosomal protein L24 has protein sequence MKTKLKIGDSVKILSGKDKGRIGKIASINRKKNKVIVESCNMVKKVIKARTPQEKGRIIDKEAAIDISNVMIFAKGTSSRLGIRFENNEKIRYLKKNGQRI, from the coding sequence GTGAAGACAAAGTTGAAGATAGGTGATAGTGTAAAAATTCTTTCTGGAAAAGATAAGGGAAGAATAGGTAAGATTGCTAGTATAAATAGAAAAAAAAATAAAGTTATTGTTGAATCTTGCAATATGGTTAAAAAAGTTATTAAAGCTAGGACGCCCCAAGAAAAAGGTAGAATAATAGATAAGGAGGCCGCTATAGATATTTCAAATGTTATGATATTTGCTAAGGGAACTTCTTCAAGATTAGGCATTAGATTTGAAAATAATGAAAAAATAAGGTATCTTAAAAAAAATGGACAGAGGATATAG
- the rplE gene encoding 50S ribosomal protein L5, whose translation MNYVPELKKYYKDIVIKELVKEFEYKSIMQVPKLEKIVISVGVGEAVRNKKLLDSAVLELAQITGQKAVKTKAKKAIAGFKIRQGQEIGAKVTLRGNAMYEFLYKLIHLALPRVKDFRGINGDAFDGNGNYSFGITEQIIFSEIDYDKIERISGLNITIVTTASNDKESKALLLKLGMPFSN comes from the coding sequence ATGAATTATGTTCCTGAATTAAAGAAATATTATAAAGACATTGTTATAAAAGAGCTTGTTAAGGAATTTGAATATAAATCTATAATGCAAGTTCCCAAGCTTGAGAAAATAGTAATTTCTGTAGGTGTTGGTGAGGCTGTTAGGAATAAGAAGTTATTAGATTCTGCAGTTTTAGAGCTTGCTCAGATTACTGGTCAGAAAGCTGTAAAGACAAAAGCAAAAAAAGCAATAGCCGGGTTTAAAATTAGACAAGGGCAAGAAATAGGTGCTAAAGTTACACTTAGGGGCAATGCAATGTATGAATTTTTATATAAGCTTATTCATTTAGCATTGCCAAGAGTTAAGGATTTTAGGGGAATCAATGGGGATGCTTTTGATGGTAATGGAAATTATTCTTTTGGTATAACGGAGCAAATAATATTTTCTGAGATAGACTATGATAAAATAGAGAGAATATCTGGTTTGAATATTACAATTGTGACAACAGCTTCAAATGATAAAGAAAGCAAAGCTTTGCTTTTGAAATTAGGAATGCCGTTTAGCAATTAA